The following coding sequences are from one Archocentrus centrarchus isolate MPI-CPG fArcCen1 chromosome 4, fArcCen1, whole genome shotgun sequence window:
- the LOC115778823 gene encoding regulator of G-protein signaling 8-like: protein MKTRLGCLSHKSDSYNDFSEFLPPAHETTARCLKLSTDEVVRWSESFDSLLTHKYGLAAFRTFLKSEFSDENIEFWMACEDYKKIKSSAKLVSKANKIFKEFIEVQAPREINIDYRTRERTKQSLTDPNPTSLNEVQGKIYSLMEKDSYPRFLRSKMYHDIVNRAQARGQRRSV from the exons ATGAAGACCAGACTAGGTTGCCTGTCCCACAAATCTGACTCCTACAATGACTTCTCTGAGTTCCTGCCTCCCGCCCACGAGACCACAGCCAGGTGTCTGAA ACTATCAACGGATGAAGTTGTTCGATGGTCTGAATCCTTTGATAGCCTCCTCACTCACAAAT ATGGGCTGGCAGCTTTCCGGACATTTCTCAAGTCAGAATTCAGTGATGAGAACATTGAGTTTTGGATGGCCTGTGAGgactacaaaaaaataaagagctcAGCTAAGCTGGTGTCGAAAGCAAACAAGATATTTAAGGAGTTCATTGAGGTTCAGGCACCAAGAGAG ATTAACATTGACTACCGTACCAGGGAGAGGACTAAGCAGAGCCTGACGGATCCCAACCCAACCAGCCTCAATGAAGTCCAAGGTAAAATCTACAGCCTCATGGAGAAAGACTCCTACCCACGGTTTCTCAGGTCCAAAATGTACCACGATATAGTCAACAGGGCACAAGCACGAGGACAACGAAGGTCTGTTTGA